In Nomia melanderi isolate GNS246 chromosome 4, iyNomMela1, whole genome shotgun sequence, the following are encoded in one genomic region:
- the B52 gene encoding serine and arginine rich splicing factor B52 isoform X13, which translates to MVGTRVYVGGLPYGTRERDLERFFRGYGRFRDVLIKNGYGFVEFDDYRDADDAVYELNGKELLGERVAVEIARGVSGRRGDRGYGRSRSWRDNRDDMRHDRYGPPTRTEYRLTVENLSSRVSWQDLKDYMRQAGEVTYADAHKQRRNEGVVEFATYSDLKNAIDKLDDTELNGRRIRLIEDKRRGRRSRSSSSRSRSRSRSRSRRRSRSRSRYNRRSRSRSRSRRSSRSRSRRSSRSKSRAHSKSKSKSKSKSPERSRSRSKSKSRDRSKSKSKSKSKSRSRSRSKAERSKSRSQSKSKAKSPSNSFSRDRSSRERSRGDRSRSRSGSKHSKSRSRSRSPMNGDKSPESNKQKAD; encoded by the exons ATGGTAGGGACAAGGGTCTATGTCGGTGGGCTTCCATACGGCACCAGGGAAAGAGACCTTGAGAGATTTTTCAGAGGCTACGGTCGATTCCGTGATGTCCTCATCAAGAATGGTTACGGCTTTGTT GAGTTCGATGACTACAGGGATGCCGACGACGCCGTCTACGAACTCAATGGGAAGGAGCTGCTAGGAGAAAG AGTGGCGGTGGAGATAGCACGGGGTGTTTCAGGGAGGCGAGGCGACCGTGGCTACGGACGCTCACGCTCCTGGAGAGACAA CCGAGACGATATGCGGCACGACAG aTACGGACCACCAACACGCACCGAGTACCGCCTTACCGTGGAAAATCTGTCCAGTCGTGTCAGCTGGCAG GATTTGAAGGATTATATGAGACAGGCTGGAGAAGTGACGTACGCAGATGCACACAAGCAGCGTAGGAACGAAGG AGTTGTAGAATTCGCAACGTACTCTGACCTGAAAAACGCCATCGACAAGTTGGACGACACAGAACTGAACGGACGAAGGATCAGATTGATCGAAGACAAAAGACGCGGACGTCGCTCAAGATCGTCTAGCTCGAGATCAAGATCGCGGTCTCGATCAAGATCACGACGCCGATCTCGCTCCCGCTCAAGGTATAATCGTCGTTCTCGATCCCGATCCAG GAGTCGCCGTAGCTCTCGTAGCCGCAGCCGCCGCAGCAGTCGCTCCAAATCAAGGGCACATTCAAAGTCCAAATCGAAGTCCAAATCCAAATCCCCTGAACGTAGCCGCTCCCGTTCCAAATCCAA ATCAAGAGACCGCTCAAAGTCGAAATCTAAGTCAAagtccaaatccagatctcgtTCTAGGTCCAAGGCCGAGAGGTCAAAGTCCAGGTCGCAGTCCAAATCCAAAGCCAAGTCTCCCTCGAA CTCCTTTTCCAGAGACAGATCTAGTCGCGAACGATCCAGGGGCGACAGATCAAGATCCCGGTCCGGCAGCAAACATAGCAAAAGCCGCAGCCGTTCACGTTCGCCGATGAACGGAGACAAATCACCAGAAAGTAACAAGCAGAAAGCCGATTAA
- the B52 gene encoding serine and arginine rich splicing factor B52 isoform X1, protein MVGTRVYVGGLPYGTRERDLERFFRGYGRFRDVLIKNGYGFVEFDDYRDADDAVYELNGKELLGERITVERARGTPRGSDQWRYGDSRGGYGDSRRSARDDMRHDRDSVNRNTRTASSYKQSLPRYGPPTRTEYRLTVENLSSRVSWQDLKDYMRQAGEVTYADAHKQRRNEGVVEFATYSDLKNAIDKLDDTELNGRRIRLIEDKRRGRRSRSSSSRSRSRSRSRSRRRSRSRSRYNRRSRSRSRSRRSSRSRSRRSSRSKSRAHSKSKSKSKSKSPERSRSRSKSKSRDRSKSKSKSKSKSRSRSRSKAERSKSRSQSKSKAKSPSNSFSRDRSSRERSRGDRSRSRSGSKHSKSRSRSRSPMNGDKSPESNKQKAD, encoded by the exons ATGGTAGGGACAAGGGTCTATGTCGGTGGGCTTCCATACGGCACCAGGGAAAGAGACCTTGAGAGATTTTTCAGAGGCTACGGTCGATTCCGTGATGTCCTCATCAAGAATGGTTACGGCTTTGTT GAGTTCGATGACTACAGGGATGCCGACGACGCCGTCTACGAACTCAATGGGAAGGAGCTGCTAGGAGAAAG AATTACTGTAGAGAGGGCCCGGGGGACACCTAGGGGTAGTGACCAGTGGCGCTATGGTGACTCCCGTGGTGGTTATGGGGACTCGAGGCGATCTGC CCGAGACGATATGCGGCACGACAG AGATAGTGTGAACAGAAACACGAGGACTGCATCTAGCTACAAGCAATCATTGCCCAG aTACGGACCACCAACACGCACCGAGTACCGCCTTACCGTGGAAAATCTGTCCAGTCGTGTCAGCTGGCAG GATTTGAAGGATTATATGAGACAGGCTGGAGAAGTGACGTACGCAGATGCACACAAGCAGCGTAGGAACGAAGG AGTTGTAGAATTCGCAACGTACTCTGACCTGAAAAACGCCATCGACAAGTTGGACGACACAGAACTGAACGGACGAAGGATCAGATTGATCGAAGACAAAAGACGCGGACGTCGCTCAAGATCGTCTAGCTCGAGATCAAGATCGCGGTCTCGATCAAGATCACGACGCCGATCTCGCTCCCGCTCAAGGTATAATCGTCGTTCTCGATCCCGATCCAG GAGTCGCCGTAGCTCTCGTAGCCGCAGCCGCCGCAGCAGTCGCTCCAAATCAAGGGCACATTCAAAGTCCAAATCGAAGTCCAAATCCAAATCCCCTGAACGTAGCCGCTCCCGTTCCAAATCCAA ATCAAGAGACCGCTCAAAGTCGAAATCTAAGTCAAagtccaaatccagatctcgtTCTAGGTCCAAGGCCGAGAGGTCAAAGTCCAGGTCGCAGTCCAAATCCAAAGCCAAGTCTCCCTCGAA CTCCTTTTCCAGAGACAGATCTAGTCGCGAACGATCCAGGGGCGACAGATCAAGATCCCGGTCCGGCAGCAAACATAGCAAAAGCCGCAGCCGTTCACGTTCGCCGATGAACGGAGACAAATCACCAGAAAGTAACAAGCAGAAAGCCGATTAA
- the B52 gene encoding serine and arginine rich splicing factor B52 isoform X12, with the protein MVGTRVYVGGLPYGTRERDLERFFRGYGRFRDVLIKNGYGFVEFDDYRDADDAVYELNGKELLGERITVERARGTPRGSDQWRYGDSRGGYGDSRRSARDDMRHDRDSVNRNTRTASSYKQSLPRYGPPTRTEYRLTVENLSSRVSWQDLKDYMRQAGEVTYADAHKQRRNEGVVEFATYSDLKNAIDKLDDTELNGRRIRLIEDKRRGRRSRSSSSRSRSRSRSRSRRRSRSRSRYNRRSRSRSRSRRSSRSRSRRSSRSKSRAHSKSKSKSKSKSPERSRSRSKSKSKAERSKSRSQSKSKAKSPSKDRSSRERSRGDRSRSRSGSKHSKSRSRSRSPMNGDKSPESNKQKAD; encoded by the exons ATGGTAGGGACAAGGGTCTATGTCGGTGGGCTTCCATACGGCACCAGGGAAAGAGACCTTGAGAGATTTTTCAGAGGCTACGGTCGATTCCGTGATGTCCTCATCAAGAATGGTTACGGCTTTGTT GAGTTCGATGACTACAGGGATGCCGACGACGCCGTCTACGAACTCAATGGGAAGGAGCTGCTAGGAGAAAG AATTACTGTAGAGAGGGCCCGGGGGACACCTAGGGGTAGTGACCAGTGGCGCTATGGTGACTCCCGTGGTGGTTATGGGGACTCGAGGCGATCTGC CCGAGACGATATGCGGCACGACAG AGATAGTGTGAACAGAAACACGAGGACTGCATCTAGCTACAAGCAATCATTGCCCAG aTACGGACCACCAACACGCACCGAGTACCGCCTTACCGTGGAAAATCTGTCCAGTCGTGTCAGCTGGCAG GATTTGAAGGATTATATGAGACAGGCTGGAGAAGTGACGTACGCAGATGCACACAAGCAGCGTAGGAACGAAGG AGTTGTAGAATTCGCAACGTACTCTGACCTGAAAAACGCCATCGACAAGTTGGACGACACAGAACTGAACGGACGAAGGATCAGATTGATCGAAGACAAAAGACGCGGACGTCGCTCAAGATCGTCTAGCTCGAGATCAAGATCGCGGTCTCGATCAAGATCACGACGCCGATCTCGCTCCCGCTCAAGGTATAATCGTCGTTCTCGATCCCGATCCAG GAGTCGCCGTAGCTCTCGTAGCCGCAGCCGCCGCAGCAGTCGCTCCAAATCAAGGGCACATTCAAAGTCCAAATCGAAGTCCAAATCCAAATCCCCTGAACGTAGCCGCTCCCGTTCCAAATCCAA GTCCAAGGCCGAGAGGTCAAAGTCCAGGTCGCAGTCCAAATCCAAAGCCAAGTCTCCCTCGAA AGACAGATCTAGTCGCGAACGATCCAGGGGCGACAGATCAAGATCCCGGTCCGGCAGCAAACATAGCAAAAGCCGCAGCCGTTCACGTTCGCCGATGAACGGAGACAAATCACCAGAAAGTAACAAGCAGAAAGCCGATTAA
- the B52 gene encoding serine and arginine rich splicing factor B52 isoform X11: MVGTRVYVGGLPYGTRERDLERFFRGYGRFRDVLIKNGYGFVEFDDYRDADDAVYELNGKELLGERITVERARGTPRGSDQWRYGDSRGGYGDSRRSARDDMRHDRDSVNRNTRTASSYKQSLPRYGPPTRTEYRLTVENLSSRVSWQDLKDYMRQAGEVTYADAHKQRRNEGVVEFATYSDLKNAIDKLDDTELNGRRIRLIEDKRRGRRSRSSSSRSRSRSRSRSRRRSRSRSRYNRRSRSRSRSRRSSRSRSRRSSRSKSRAHSKSKSKSKSKSPERSRSRSKSKSKAERSKSRSQSKSKAKSPSNSFSRDRSSRERSRGDRSRSRSGSKHSKSRSRSRSPMNGDKSPESNKQKAD, from the exons ATGGTAGGGACAAGGGTCTATGTCGGTGGGCTTCCATACGGCACCAGGGAAAGAGACCTTGAGAGATTTTTCAGAGGCTACGGTCGATTCCGTGATGTCCTCATCAAGAATGGTTACGGCTTTGTT GAGTTCGATGACTACAGGGATGCCGACGACGCCGTCTACGAACTCAATGGGAAGGAGCTGCTAGGAGAAAG AATTACTGTAGAGAGGGCCCGGGGGACACCTAGGGGTAGTGACCAGTGGCGCTATGGTGACTCCCGTGGTGGTTATGGGGACTCGAGGCGATCTGC CCGAGACGATATGCGGCACGACAG AGATAGTGTGAACAGAAACACGAGGACTGCATCTAGCTACAAGCAATCATTGCCCAG aTACGGACCACCAACACGCACCGAGTACCGCCTTACCGTGGAAAATCTGTCCAGTCGTGTCAGCTGGCAG GATTTGAAGGATTATATGAGACAGGCTGGAGAAGTGACGTACGCAGATGCACACAAGCAGCGTAGGAACGAAGG AGTTGTAGAATTCGCAACGTACTCTGACCTGAAAAACGCCATCGACAAGTTGGACGACACAGAACTGAACGGACGAAGGATCAGATTGATCGAAGACAAAAGACGCGGACGTCGCTCAAGATCGTCTAGCTCGAGATCAAGATCGCGGTCTCGATCAAGATCACGACGCCGATCTCGCTCCCGCTCAAGGTATAATCGTCGTTCTCGATCCCGATCCAG GAGTCGCCGTAGCTCTCGTAGCCGCAGCCGCCGCAGCAGTCGCTCCAAATCAAGGGCACATTCAAAGTCCAAATCGAAGTCCAAATCCAAATCCCCTGAACGTAGCCGCTCCCGTTCCAAATCCAA GTCCAAGGCCGAGAGGTCAAAGTCCAGGTCGCAGTCCAAATCCAAAGCCAAGTCTCCCTCGAA CTCCTTTTCCAGAGACAGATCTAGTCGCGAACGATCCAGGGGCGACAGATCAAGATCCCGGTCCGGCAGCAAACATAGCAAAAGCCGCAGCCGTTCACGTTCGCCGATGAACGGAGACAAATCACCAGAAAGTAACAAGCAGAAAGCCGATTAA
- the B52 gene encoding serine and arginine rich splicing factor B52 isoform X15, giving the protein MVGTRVYVGGLPYGTRERDLERFFRGYGRFRDVLIKNGYGFVEFDDYRDADDAVYELNGKELLGERITVERARGTPRGSDQWRYGDSRGGYGDSRRSARDDMRHDRDSVNRNTRTASSYKQSLPRYGPPTRTEYRLTVENLSSRVSWQDLKDYMRQAGEVTYADAHKQRRNEGVVEFATYSDLKNAIDKLDDTELNGRRIRLIEDKRRGRRSRSSSSRSRSRSRSRSRRRSRSRSRSRRSSRSRSRRSSRSKSRAHSKSKSKSKSKSPERSRSRSKSKSKAERSKSRSQSKSKAKSPSNSFSRDRSSRERSRGDRSRSRSGSKHSKSRSRSRSPMNGDKSPESNKQKAD; this is encoded by the exons ATGGTAGGGACAAGGGTCTATGTCGGTGGGCTTCCATACGGCACCAGGGAAAGAGACCTTGAGAGATTTTTCAGAGGCTACGGTCGATTCCGTGATGTCCTCATCAAGAATGGTTACGGCTTTGTT GAGTTCGATGACTACAGGGATGCCGACGACGCCGTCTACGAACTCAATGGGAAGGAGCTGCTAGGAGAAAG AATTACTGTAGAGAGGGCCCGGGGGACACCTAGGGGTAGTGACCAGTGGCGCTATGGTGACTCCCGTGGTGGTTATGGGGACTCGAGGCGATCTGC CCGAGACGATATGCGGCACGACAG AGATAGTGTGAACAGAAACACGAGGACTGCATCTAGCTACAAGCAATCATTGCCCAG aTACGGACCACCAACACGCACCGAGTACCGCCTTACCGTGGAAAATCTGTCCAGTCGTGTCAGCTGGCAG GATTTGAAGGATTATATGAGACAGGCTGGAGAAGTGACGTACGCAGATGCACACAAGCAGCGTAGGAACGAAGG AGTTGTAGAATTCGCAACGTACTCTGACCTGAAAAACGCCATCGACAAGTTGGACGACACAGAACTGAACGGACGAAGGATCAGATTGATCGAAGACAAAAGACGCGGACGTCGCTCAAGATCGTCTAGCTCGAGATCAAGATCGCGGTCTCGATCAAGATCACGACGCCGATCTCGCTCCCGCTCAAG GAGTCGCCGTAGCTCTCGTAGCCGCAGCCGCCGCAGCAGTCGCTCCAAATCAAGGGCACATTCAAAGTCCAAATCGAAGTCCAAATCCAAATCCCCTGAACGTAGCCGCTCCCGTTCCAAATCCAA GTCCAAGGCCGAGAGGTCAAAGTCCAGGTCGCAGTCCAAATCCAAAGCCAAGTCTCCCTCGAA CTCCTTTTCCAGAGACAGATCTAGTCGCGAACGATCCAGGGGCGACAGATCAAGATCCCGGTCCGGCAGCAAACATAGCAAAAGCCGCAGCCGTTCACGTTCGCCGATGAACGGAGACAAATCACCAGAAAGTAACAAGCAGAAAGCCGATTAA
- the B52 gene encoding serine and arginine rich splicing factor B52 isoform X19, producing MVGTRVYVGGLPYGTRERDLERFFRGYGRFRDVLIKNGYGFVEFDDYRDADDAVYELNGKELLGERITVERARGTPRGSDQWRYGDSRGGYGDSRRSARDDMRHDRDSVNRNTRTASSYKQSLPRYGPPTRTEYRLTVENLSSRVSWQDLKDYMRQAGEVTYADAHKQRRNEGVVEFATYSDLKNAIDKLDDTELNGRRIRLIEDKRRGRRSRSSSSRSRSRSRSRSRRRSRSRSRSRRSSRSRSRRSSRSKSRAHSKSKSKSKSKSPERSRSRSKSKDRSSRERSRGDRSRSRSGSKHSKSRSRSRSPMNGDKSPESNKQKAD from the exons ATGGTAGGGACAAGGGTCTATGTCGGTGGGCTTCCATACGGCACCAGGGAAAGAGACCTTGAGAGATTTTTCAGAGGCTACGGTCGATTCCGTGATGTCCTCATCAAGAATGGTTACGGCTTTGTT GAGTTCGATGACTACAGGGATGCCGACGACGCCGTCTACGAACTCAATGGGAAGGAGCTGCTAGGAGAAAG AATTACTGTAGAGAGGGCCCGGGGGACACCTAGGGGTAGTGACCAGTGGCGCTATGGTGACTCCCGTGGTGGTTATGGGGACTCGAGGCGATCTGC CCGAGACGATATGCGGCACGACAG AGATAGTGTGAACAGAAACACGAGGACTGCATCTAGCTACAAGCAATCATTGCCCAG aTACGGACCACCAACACGCACCGAGTACCGCCTTACCGTGGAAAATCTGTCCAGTCGTGTCAGCTGGCAG GATTTGAAGGATTATATGAGACAGGCTGGAGAAGTGACGTACGCAGATGCACACAAGCAGCGTAGGAACGAAGG AGTTGTAGAATTCGCAACGTACTCTGACCTGAAAAACGCCATCGACAAGTTGGACGACACAGAACTGAACGGACGAAGGATCAGATTGATCGAAGACAAAAGACGCGGACGTCGCTCAAGATCGTCTAGCTCGAGATCAAGATCGCGGTCTCGATCAAGATCACGACGCCGATCTCGCTCCCGCTCAAG GAGTCGCCGTAGCTCTCGTAGCCGCAGCCGCCGCAGCAGTCGCTCCAAATCAAGGGCACATTCAAAGTCCAAATCGAAGTCCAAATCCAAATCCCCTGAACGTAGCCGCTCCCGTTCCAAATCCAA AGACAGATCTAGTCGCGAACGATCCAGGGGCGACAGATCAAGATCCCGGTCCGGCAGCAAACATAGCAAAAGCCGCAGCCGTTCACGTTCGCCGATGAACGGAGACAAATCACCAGAAAGTAACAAGCAGAAAGCCGATTAA
- the B52 gene encoding serine and arginine rich splicing factor B52 isoform X18 encodes MVGTRVYVGGLPYGTRERDLERFFRGYGRFRDVLIKNGYGFVEFDDYRDADDAVYELNGKELLGERITVERARGTPRGSDQWRYGDSRGGYGDSRRSARDDMRHDRDSVNRNTRTASSYKQSLPRYGPPTRTEYRLTVENLSSRVSWQDLKDYMRQAGEVTYADAHKQRRNEGVVEFATYSDLKNAIDKLDDTELNGRRIRLIEDKRRGRRSRSSSSRSRSRSRSRSRRRSRSRSRYNRRSRSRSRSRRSSRSRSRRSSRSKSRAHSKSKSKSKSKSPERSRSRSKSKDRSSRERSRGDRSRSRSGSKHSKSRSRSRSPMNGDKSPESNKQKAD; translated from the exons ATGGTAGGGACAAGGGTCTATGTCGGTGGGCTTCCATACGGCACCAGGGAAAGAGACCTTGAGAGATTTTTCAGAGGCTACGGTCGATTCCGTGATGTCCTCATCAAGAATGGTTACGGCTTTGTT GAGTTCGATGACTACAGGGATGCCGACGACGCCGTCTACGAACTCAATGGGAAGGAGCTGCTAGGAGAAAG AATTACTGTAGAGAGGGCCCGGGGGACACCTAGGGGTAGTGACCAGTGGCGCTATGGTGACTCCCGTGGTGGTTATGGGGACTCGAGGCGATCTGC CCGAGACGATATGCGGCACGACAG AGATAGTGTGAACAGAAACACGAGGACTGCATCTAGCTACAAGCAATCATTGCCCAG aTACGGACCACCAACACGCACCGAGTACCGCCTTACCGTGGAAAATCTGTCCAGTCGTGTCAGCTGGCAG GATTTGAAGGATTATATGAGACAGGCTGGAGAAGTGACGTACGCAGATGCACACAAGCAGCGTAGGAACGAAGG AGTTGTAGAATTCGCAACGTACTCTGACCTGAAAAACGCCATCGACAAGTTGGACGACACAGAACTGAACGGACGAAGGATCAGATTGATCGAAGACAAAAGACGCGGACGTCGCTCAAGATCGTCTAGCTCGAGATCAAGATCGCGGTCTCGATCAAGATCACGACGCCGATCTCGCTCCCGCTCAAGGTATAATCGTCGTTCTCGATCCCGATCCAG GAGTCGCCGTAGCTCTCGTAGCCGCAGCCGCCGCAGCAGTCGCTCCAAATCAAGGGCACATTCAAAGTCCAAATCGAAGTCCAAATCCAAATCCCCTGAACGTAGCCGCTCCCGTTCCAAATCCAA AGACAGATCTAGTCGCGAACGATCCAGGGGCGACAGATCAAGATCCCGGTCCGGCAGCAAACATAGCAAAAGCCGCAGCCGTTCACGTTCGCCGATGAACGGAGACAAATCACCAGAAAGTAACAAGCAGAAAGCCGATTAA
- the B52 gene encoding serine and arginine rich splicing factor B52 isoform X7 produces MVGTRVYVGGLPYGTRERDLERFFRGYGRFRDVLIKNGYGFVEFDDYRDADDAVYELNGKELLGERITVERARGTPRGSDQWRYGDSRGGYGDSRRSARDDMRHDRDSVNRNTRTASSYKQSLPRYGPPTRTEYRLTVENLSSRVSWQDLKDYMRQAGEVTYADAHKQRRNEGVVEFATYSDLKNAIDKLDDTELNGRRIRLIEDKRRGRRSRSSSSRSRSRSRSRSRRRSRSRSRSRRSSRSRSRRSSRSKSRAHSKSKSKSKSKSPERSRSRSKSKSRDRSKSKSKSKSKSRSRSRSKAERSKSRSQSKSKAKSPSNSFSRDRSSRERSRGDRSRSRSGSKHSKSRSRSRSPMNGDKSPESNKQKAD; encoded by the exons ATGGTAGGGACAAGGGTCTATGTCGGTGGGCTTCCATACGGCACCAGGGAAAGAGACCTTGAGAGATTTTTCAGAGGCTACGGTCGATTCCGTGATGTCCTCATCAAGAATGGTTACGGCTTTGTT GAGTTCGATGACTACAGGGATGCCGACGACGCCGTCTACGAACTCAATGGGAAGGAGCTGCTAGGAGAAAG AATTACTGTAGAGAGGGCCCGGGGGACACCTAGGGGTAGTGACCAGTGGCGCTATGGTGACTCCCGTGGTGGTTATGGGGACTCGAGGCGATCTGC CCGAGACGATATGCGGCACGACAG AGATAGTGTGAACAGAAACACGAGGACTGCATCTAGCTACAAGCAATCATTGCCCAG aTACGGACCACCAACACGCACCGAGTACCGCCTTACCGTGGAAAATCTGTCCAGTCGTGTCAGCTGGCAG GATTTGAAGGATTATATGAGACAGGCTGGAGAAGTGACGTACGCAGATGCACACAAGCAGCGTAGGAACGAAGG AGTTGTAGAATTCGCAACGTACTCTGACCTGAAAAACGCCATCGACAAGTTGGACGACACAGAACTGAACGGACGAAGGATCAGATTGATCGAAGACAAAAGACGCGGACGTCGCTCAAGATCGTCTAGCTCGAGATCAAGATCGCGGTCTCGATCAAGATCACGACGCCGATCTCGCTCCCGCTCAAG GAGTCGCCGTAGCTCTCGTAGCCGCAGCCGCCGCAGCAGTCGCTCCAAATCAAGGGCACATTCAAAGTCCAAATCGAAGTCCAAATCCAAATCCCCTGAACGTAGCCGCTCCCGTTCCAAATCCAA ATCAAGAGACCGCTCAAAGTCGAAATCTAAGTCAAagtccaaatccagatctcgtTCTAGGTCCAAGGCCGAGAGGTCAAAGTCCAGGTCGCAGTCCAAATCCAAAGCCAAGTCTCCCTCGAA CTCCTTTTCCAGAGACAGATCTAGTCGCGAACGATCCAGGGGCGACAGATCAAGATCCCGGTCCGGCAGCAAACATAGCAAAAGCCGCAGCCGTTCACGTTCGCCGATGAACGGAGACAAATCACCAGAAAGTAACAAGCAGAAAGCCGATTAA
- the B52 gene encoding serine and arginine rich splicing factor B52 isoform X3 — protein MVGTRVYVGGLPYGTRERDLERFFRGYGRFRDVLIKNGYGFVEFDDYRDADDAVYELNGKELLGERITVERARGTPRGSDQWRYGDSRGGYGDSRRSARDDMRHDRDSVNRNTRTASSYKQSLPRYGPPTRTEYRLTVENLSSRVSWQDLKDYMRQAGEVTYADAHKQRRNEGVVEFATYSDLKNAIDKLDDTELNGRRIRLIEDKRRGRRSRSSSSRSRSRSRSRSRRRSRSRSRYNRRSRSRSRSRRSSRSRSRRSSRSKSRAHSKSKSKSKSKSPERSRSRSKSKSRDRSKSKSKSKSKSRSRSRSKAERSKSRSQSKSKAKSPSKDRSSRERSRGDRSRSRSGSKHSKSRSRSRSPMNGDKSPESNKQKAD, from the exons ATGGTAGGGACAAGGGTCTATGTCGGTGGGCTTCCATACGGCACCAGGGAAAGAGACCTTGAGAGATTTTTCAGAGGCTACGGTCGATTCCGTGATGTCCTCATCAAGAATGGTTACGGCTTTGTT GAGTTCGATGACTACAGGGATGCCGACGACGCCGTCTACGAACTCAATGGGAAGGAGCTGCTAGGAGAAAG AATTACTGTAGAGAGGGCCCGGGGGACACCTAGGGGTAGTGACCAGTGGCGCTATGGTGACTCCCGTGGTGGTTATGGGGACTCGAGGCGATCTGC CCGAGACGATATGCGGCACGACAG AGATAGTGTGAACAGAAACACGAGGACTGCATCTAGCTACAAGCAATCATTGCCCAG aTACGGACCACCAACACGCACCGAGTACCGCCTTACCGTGGAAAATCTGTCCAGTCGTGTCAGCTGGCAG GATTTGAAGGATTATATGAGACAGGCTGGAGAAGTGACGTACGCAGATGCACACAAGCAGCGTAGGAACGAAGG AGTTGTAGAATTCGCAACGTACTCTGACCTGAAAAACGCCATCGACAAGTTGGACGACACAGAACTGAACGGACGAAGGATCAGATTGATCGAAGACAAAAGACGCGGACGTCGCTCAAGATCGTCTAGCTCGAGATCAAGATCGCGGTCTCGATCAAGATCACGACGCCGATCTCGCTCCCGCTCAAGGTATAATCGTCGTTCTCGATCCCGATCCAG GAGTCGCCGTAGCTCTCGTAGCCGCAGCCGCCGCAGCAGTCGCTCCAAATCAAGGGCACATTCAAAGTCCAAATCGAAGTCCAAATCCAAATCCCCTGAACGTAGCCGCTCCCGTTCCAAATCCAA ATCAAGAGACCGCTCAAAGTCGAAATCTAAGTCAAagtccaaatccagatctcgtTCTAGGTCCAAGGCCGAGAGGTCAAAGTCCAGGTCGCAGTCCAAATCCAAAGCCAAGTCTCCCTCGAA AGACAGATCTAGTCGCGAACGATCCAGGGGCGACAGATCAAGATCCCGGTCCGGCAGCAAACATAGCAAAAGCCGCAGCCGTTCACGTTCGCCGATGAACGGAGACAAATCACCAGAAAGTAACAAGCAGAAAGCCGATTAA